Part of the Natrinema amylolyticum genome, AACGGTTTCATTCTCACGCGAGAAATAGTCTCTTATCTGGTAGGTGTAAACAAGAACTCGAGTAAGAAATAATTTTGATCGGCCCCGAATATCGGGCGTACGGACGTGATCGCGATCGGAACACGGCTCACTTGACGGTGGGCCACTGCAGCCGAGCGAACGCGAGGCGACGACGCCGAGCCGATTTTCACATCTGGTACTGCGGGGCAAACTTCCAATAGGGTCGTTCGAGTCACCGGGGGCATGGATTACGGTCTCGATATCGGACCGGAGGCGATCCGGGCCGTCACCGACGCAGGCGACGGGCCGACGATCGACGCGGTCCCGCCGGTGGTGGTACCGGTCGACGCCGCCGCATTCGACACGGTGGGACTCTCGGAGGGGAAAACGACGATAGACGTGGACGGCGAGACGTACGCGATCGGCGCGACCGCTCGGGTGGCCGCCGACGCCGCGGACGAGAGACCGCAGCCCCTGTTCGCGAACGGCGTCCTCGCGACGGACGCGACGGCGTACGCACGGCCCGCGTTGGATGCGCTCATCGACGACGTCGTGGCCGACGCGACGGACGGTCGGCTCTGTTATACGACGCCGGGACCGCTCGTCGACGCGGCGGCGCCGACCGACGCGCACCGCGAGGCAGTCGAGTCGATTCTGGCCGACCGCGGACTCGACGCGACGCCGATCAGCACGGGATTCGCCGTCGTCTACGACCAACTGGCGGCCGACAACTACACCGGACTCGGCATCTGTATGGGGAGGCAGACGACGAGCGTCGCGCTCGCGTACTACGGCGTCCCGGCGATAGCCGTCTCGCTCGCCACGGGCCGCGAGTGGATCGTCGACCGGGTAGCCGACGAAACCGGTCGCGAACCGGCGCGGGTCGCCGACGTCCTCGAGGGGTTCACGCTCGACCCCGACACGGCGGCGGGCGAGATCGAGAGCGCTCTCGCTCGGGCCTACGACGCCCTGCTAGCCGAGGTGATCGAGGCGATCCGAGACGCGGCCAACGAGAGCGACGTCCAGCAGGGGGTGTCCGTTCCGATCGCGGTCGCCGGCGAGGCCGCCATCGACGGCGTCGAGTTCCTGATCGGCGGCCGATTCGACGCGGCGACGCTCCCGTTCTCTGTCCGCGGCGTCCGACTCGCGGACGACCCCGCTGCGAGCGCCGCTCGAGGCGCGTTCGCGGCGGCCAGGGACGAGGTCGAGGCCCACGAGGCGGTCACCTGGTCCGCCTCCGCCGCTCCCGGCGAGGACACCGGCGACTCCTCGAGCGAGAACGAGGCGTCCGCGGCGAGCGAGGCGACCGAACTCGCGTTCGACGACGACGCAGCGACCCGCGGAGATGCCGAGCGCACCGACGACGCGATCGATCAGCTGTTCGACCGGCTCGCGAACCGCGACGCCGAGATCGAGTCCGTCCGCGAGGACCTCGAGACACTGTTCGAAGACCTCGAGTACATCGAGGAACGCGCGGCCGCGGCCGAAACCGTCGACGAGATCGACGACCGCCTCGAGTCGTTCGCCGACGATCTGGCGGATATCGAGGATGAAAGCGAGACGCACGCAAGCGACGACGACGTGACGGAGCTCGAGGACGACGTCGAGAGCGTCGACGACGACCTCGAGGGCCTCGCGGACGACCTCGCTTCGGTCGAAGCGACCGCGGCCGACGAACGAGCCGCCCTCGACGAGCGACTCGCCGAGCTGGCGGCCGACCTCGAGACTGCCGCGGATCGGACGGAGTCGCTGGATGACGCTCTCGACGCCGTCCGGGCCGACCTGGACGATCTCGAAGCGACCGCGGCGACCGAAGCGGCGCTCGAGGCGGTCGAGGAACGCGTCTCGGGACTGACCGACGAGTTCGAGGCTCTCGAGGCGGACGTCGACCGCGCTGGAACGCGAATCGAGGGCGTCGCGGGACGGCTCGAGGAACTGAGCACGCGGATCGACGGCGTGTCGGGGCGACTCGAGGAGCGCTCCGAACGAACCGACGCGCGCTTCGAGGCGATCGACTCGACGCTCGACGAGGAGATCGCAGCCGTCGACGACGAACTGGATGCCCTCCGGGAGCGGGTGGACGATCGCACCGCAGCGCTCGATGCCGATCTCGAGACCGTCCGGGACGCGATCGACGACATAGAGGAGACGGCGGCGGACGCCGAGCGAGTCGACGCCGTCGCGGACGGGCTGTCGACGCTCGAGACGGCGGTCGACGACCTCGGTGAGACGATGTCGGACGCGACGGACGCGCTCGCCGACCTCGAAACGCGGGCGGCCGGCCGGGGAACAGTAGCGGACCTCGCGAGCGATCTCGAAACCGTCGATGCGGACCTCGAAACGCTCGATTCAGAGCTCCGATCGCTCGAGGACGCACTCGATCGGCGGATCGACGACGCGGTCTCGACGCTCGACGCCCGGATCGCGGACGCGACTGACGGGATCGAGGAGGATCTCGCAGCGCTCGAGAACGCCGTCGAGCGGCTCGACGACGAGACAGTGCCGGAAGACGACGTCGCCCAGTTGCGCGAGTCCCTCGCCGACGCGACCGACGAGATCGAGTCGGTGACGGCGGACGTCGACGCCATCGCGACGGACCTCGCGGCCGTCGAGGACCGGATCGACGACCTCGACGACGAACTCGAGGACCGAGTGAACGAGGTTCGGACGAGTCTCGAAGCGCAGGTGAGCGACGTTCGAACGACGGTTACCGACCGAGTCGACGACGTAGAGGCGACGGTCGACGATCGAGCGGCCGAGATTCGGGCGACGCTCGAGGACGACGTCGCGGCGCTGCGGACCGACCTCGAGGACGAGATCGAGTCGCTCGCCGAGACGCTCTCGGCGATCGACGATCGAACCGATGCCACCGAAGAGCGATTGGACGCTCACGAAACCCGTTTCGAGGACCTCTCGTCGGCGCTCGAGGACGATATTTCCGCGGTCGACGACCGCCTCGAGTCGCTCCGGTCGGATCACGACGATCTCGCTCGGGCCGTTGAGTCGGAGCCCGACGAATCGGCGGTAGCGGAGCTCGACGGCGACGTGCAGGCACTCGACGGTGACGTCCAGAGGCTCGATAGCGATGTCGGGACGTTGGAGACAGACGTCCGGTCTCTCGACGACGAATTCGACGCCGTCGACGAGCGGCTGACGACGGTTTCCGACCGGCTTTCGGGGCTCGGAGAACGGGTCGAGGCGATCGAGACGCGAACCGAAGACGTCGAGACTCGCGCGGACCGGACTGAAGCGATCGAGTCGCTTCGAGCGGACCTCGAGGACGTCCGGGCTGAGACGACCGCAGCACCGGCTCTTTCGTCGGCGGTCGTCGCCGGCGGTGGGGGTGCGGGGGTCGTCGCCGGCGGCGTGACCGCGATCGCGGGCGAGACGACGGTCGGTGGCGGCGCAGTCGTCGTCGGACTGGTGTTGATCGCGGTCGCGATGGTGCTCGCCCGCACGTGATCCGATGCCGATGGCTGCTGGCTCGAACCCTCGTGAAACGGCGGCACCGCTGGAGGAAACCAACACTGTCCCGACCGACGCTGGACGCGGTCAGTCGTGGATCAACTCGACGTTTCGCATCTCGCCCCCGCACTGTTGACAGGTGCTGAGGAGTGCGTCCCCGACCGTCTCCCGCCGGCCACACTGGACGCAGACGTATTCGCGTTGCTCCTCGAGTGCCATAGTGTACCATACGCAGAAAGGCATGTTAACTCTTTTCACAGTAGCTGTCCCGCAGGCGGTCCGGCGAGCGTCACGAGTACGGGTTTCGGCGCTGGCGTGGACAGTTGGCGATAGTGCTCGGATCGCGAACCGATCAGGACCGCTCGAAGACCCAGAGCAGACAGCCGAGTAGCGTGGCACCGACGACCGCCGAGGCGAGCAGCCAGAACGCGGCCCGGAAGCCGGCGGTCTCCGAGAGGGTTCCGACGACCGCGGGCGAGATCGCGCCGGCACCCATCAACAGCGTTCGAACGACGCCCAGTCCGCCGCCGGCGACGTCGTCCGGAATGGCCGACATCAGGTACGCGCCCCTGACCGGTCGGAAGCCGTGCGAGCCGAGGCCGACGGCGACGAGCAATCCGCCGAGCAGGATCGGATCGCTCGTTCCGGTCAGCGAGACGAATGCCACCAGCGCGACCGAGGCGAGGCCGAGCGTCGCGACGATGATCGGCAATCGGCCGACCCGATCGCTGAGGTTCCCGGTCACCAACTGCACCAGACTCGCGAGGAAGAGCCCGCTGTAGAGCAGGCTCGCGGTCGCCGCCGTGAGCCCCGCCTCCGCGGTGAGGTATCGAGGTGCGAACGCGACCAGCCCGTTGTAGGTAAAGGAGAACAGGACCGTCAGCAGGGCGAACGTCGAGAACCGCCAGTCGCGAAAGAGCGACGCGTACTGCGCGATCTCGCCGCCGCGATCGATCGGGTTCGTGTCGATGCCGCTCGATTCGCCCGGCAGTCGCTTCGGGACCCGAACCCGGAACGCCGCCGCGAGCGCCAGCCCGACGAGGCCGGCACCCAGAAAAACCAGCCGCCAGCTCGAGATCGGACCGAGCGCCAGCGACGCGACCCCGACGGCGGCGGCGGGCGCGACGACGCCGCTGAGCGCACCGAACGTG contains:
- a CDS encoding rubrerythrin-like domain-containing protein, coding for MALEEQREYVCVQCGRRETVGDALLSTCQQCGGEMRNVELIHD
- a CDS encoding chromosome segregation ATPase, whose product is MDYGLDIGPEAIRAVTDAGDGPTIDAVPPVVVPVDAAAFDTVGLSEGKTTIDVDGETYAIGATARVAADAADERPQPLFANGVLATDATAYARPALDALIDDVVADATDGRLCYTTPGPLVDAAAPTDAHREAVESILADRGLDATPISTGFAVVYDQLAADNYTGLGICMGRQTTSVALAYYGVPAIAVSLATGREWIVDRVADETGREPARVADVLEGFTLDPDTAAGEIESALARAYDALLAEVIEAIRDAANESDVQQGVSVPIAVAGEAAIDGVEFLIGGRFDAATLPFSVRGVRLADDPAASAARGAFAAARDEVEAHEAVTWSASAAPGEDTGDSSSENEASAASEATELAFDDDAATRGDAERTDDAIDQLFDRLANRDAEIESVREDLETLFEDLEYIEERAAAAETVDEIDDRLESFADDLADIEDESETHASDDDVTELEDDVESVDDDLEGLADDLASVEATAADERAALDERLAELAADLETAADRTESLDDALDAVRADLDDLEATAATEAALEAVEERVSGLTDEFEALEADVDRAGTRIEGVAGRLEELSTRIDGVSGRLEERSERTDARFEAIDSTLDEEIAAVDDELDALRERVDDRTAALDADLETVRDAIDDIEETAADAERVDAVADGLSTLETAVDDLGETMSDATDALADLETRAAGRGTVADLASDLETVDADLETLDSELRSLEDALDRRIDDAVSTLDARIADATDGIEEDLAALENAVERLDDETVPEDDVAQLRESLADATDEIESVTADVDAIATDLAAVEDRIDDLDDELEDRVNEVRTSLEAQVSDVRTTVTDRVDDVEATVDDRAAEIRATLEDDVAALRTDLEDEIESLAETLSAIDDRTDATEERLDAHETRFEDLSSALEDDISAVDDRLESLRSDHDDLARAVESEPDESAVAELDGDVQALDGDVQRLDSDVGTLETDVRSLDDEFDAVDERLTTVSDRLSGLGERVEAIETRTEDVETRADRTEAIESLRADLEDVRAETTAAPALSSAVVAGGGGAGVVAGGVTAIAGETTVGGGAVVVGLVLIAVAMVLART
- a CDS encoding MFS transporter, whose translation is MSVRRAAGRLASYDALVLTAAIWFLAKFLRYAFPPLFDAFQSSYGVSDAVLGTAFSGLMLVYAAMQFPSGVLADRLGSVTVITTGALVAAIAALALVVDSPFLVLVGAMLVIGAGTGAHKTVAVRLLARAYPARTGRALGVLDTFGALSGVVAPAAAVGVASLALGPISSWRLVFLGAGLVGLALAAAFRVRVPKRLPGESSGIDTNPIDRGGEIAQYASLFRDWRFSTFALLTVLFSFTYNGLVAFAPRYLTAEAGLTAATASLLYSGLFLASLVQLVTGNLSDRVGRLPIIVATLGLASVALVAFVSLTGTSDPILLGGLLVAVGLGSHGFRPVRGAYLMSAIPDDVAGGGLGVVRTLLMGAGAISPAVVGTLSETAGFRAAFWLLASAVVGATLLGCLLWVFERS